From a single Daphnia pulex isolate KAP4 chromosome 2, ASM2113471v1 genomic region:
- the LOC124188909 gene encoding insulin-like growth factor-binding protein complex acid labile subunit has translation MRRPTHMSRVTLRRQQSAGRPSMMTRSLLLVLLVAILGSSAVQAFCPSQCQCNDHALEADCAGSRLDVVPILLNPALRSLRLAHNRIASIRQSLDFYADLELLDLSHNALTGLGQRQLGSQKVLRALNLSHNAIGHLDSHGFQGLGQLQVLDLRHNELAALDDGSLSDLQQLVELDLSENRIERLSDQCFASLGRLRSLNLRANRLQQLAPSPSWTPLGAALLSLDLSHNLLAQLDGGDGGLSALIELRQLNLSNNTLHHIHYAAFDGLGRLGELDLSANRLEYVPNDALSPLGASLRLLDLSANYMSQVGAGAFAELAQLETLRMSDVLTLQSIHRDALAFLNGTLQTLVLSNNKQWRVLEPQMLAQLNALRYVDLSGSGLETLEQIDNWPPHLEHFDLSGNPLQCNCSMHWLWQHQHQLENYNNNNNQTVTFSAPMKDIVCQGPESLVGRHFFQLEESHLLCWSLAQIIVIALVSALVVIVVTAVALLCCWRHRRLHQKHAPSSSSSSSSSTSGSSTVASHHHHHHHIPAGTVLHPHHVKSHLTNNILQPHLHHHHHLVHHHGVGHPNHLEHLEQHLHHHNLYQTPDSPPLKSKTLSFPKTVDYFLNDDDYVYHPGGHIKPIPVTAV, from the coding sequence ATGCGTCGGCCGACCCACATGTCCCGCGTCACCCTGCGTCGCCAGCAATCTGCCGGCCGGCCGTCGATGATGACCCGGAGCCTCTTGCTTGTCTTATTGGTGGCGATACTGGGCAGTTCAGCGGTGCAAGCGTTCTGCCCGTCCCAGTGCCAGTGCAACGACCACGCCTTGGAGGCCGATTGCGCTGGATCGCGGCTGGACGTCGTGCCCATCCTGCTCAACCCGGCCCTGCGTTCCCTGCGGCTGGCGCACAACCGGATCGCCAGCATCCGGCAATCGCTCGACTTTTACGCTGATCTCGAGCTGCTCGACTTGTCGCACAACGCGCTGACCGGACTGGGCCAGCGCCAACTCGGCTCCCAAAAGGTCCTCAGGGCCTTGAACCTGAGCCACAACGCCATCGGACACTTGGACAGTCACGGGTTCCAGGGTCTGGGCCAGCTGCAGGTCCTCGACTTGCGGCACAACGAGCTGGCCGCCCTCGACGACGGCTCCCTGTCCGATCTGCAACAGTTGGTGGAGCTGGACTTGAGTGAGAACCGGATCGAGAGGCTCAGTGATCAGTGTTTCGCCTCGCTCGGCCGTCTGCGCTCCTTGAACTTGCGGGCCAACCGCCTGCAACAGTTGGCTCCGTCACCCAGCTGGACGCCGCTGGGCGCCGCCTTGCTCAGTCTGGACCTGAGCCACAACCTGCTGGCCCAGCTGGATGGCGGCGACGGCGGCCTTAGTGCCTTGATCGAGCTGCGTCAGCTCAACCTCAGCAATAACACGTTGCACCACATCCATTACGCTGCCTTTGACGGGCTGGGACGGCTGGGCGAGCTCGACCTCAGCGCCAACCGGCTCGAGTACGTCCCCAACGACGCCCTGTCGCCGCTGGGCGCTAGTCTTCGCCTCCTCGACCTCAGCGCAAATTACATGAGCCAAGTGGGAGCCGGGGCCTTTGCCGAGCTGGCCCAGCTAGAGACCCTCAGGATGTCCGACGTCCTGACCCTCCAGTCCATCCACCGCGACGCCCTGGCCTTCCTCAACGGCACCCTGCAGACGCTCGTCCTATCCAACAACAAACAGTGGCGGGTCCTCGAGCCGCAAATGTTGGCCCAACTCAACGCCCTCCGCTACGTCGACCTGAGCGGAAGCGGATTGGAAACGCTGGAGCAAATCGACAACTGGCCGCCGCACCTGGAACATTTCGACCTGAGCGGCAATCCGCTCCAGTGCAACTGCTCCATGCACTGGCTGTGGCAACACCAGCACCAGCTGgaaaactacaacaacaacaacaatcagaCGGTCACTTTTTCGGCGCCGATGAAGGACATTGTTTGCCAGGGGCCGGAATCGCTAGTCGGTCGCCACTTTTTCCAGCTGGAAGAGTCGCATCTGCTGTGCTGGAGTCTGGCGCAAATCATCGTCATCGCCCTCGTCTCGGCCCtggtcgtcatcgtcgtcacgGCCGTCGCCCTCCTCTGCTGCTGGCGTCACCGACGTCTCCACCAGAAACACGCCccttcgtcgtcatcgtcgtcgtcgtcgtccacgTCGGGATCGTCGACGGTGGCGtcgcatcaccaccaccaccaccacatcccGGCCGGGACCGTCCTGCATCCACACCACGTCAAATCGCATTTGACCAACAACATCCTCCAGCCGCACcttcatcaccatcaccacctcGTCCACCATCACGGGGTGGGCCACCCCAATCACCTGGAGCACCTGGAACAGCATCTCCACCACCACAATCTCTACCAGACGCCAGATAGTCCGCCGCTCAAGAGCAAAACCTTGTCATTTCCCAAGACGGTCGACTATTTCctcaacgacgacgactacgtCTACCACCCGGGTGGGCACATCAAACCCATTCCCGTCACCGCGGTGTAA
- the LOC124188912 gene encoding apolipoprotein D-like, whose translation MPIHKFLVVFVTAVQLLSLRVQSQVTFDQPCPKLDVVRDFDLHRYLGLWYEIESYPAVFSSFASCVTANYSLLADGNVRVINRSFNTSSKSFNMVDGTARLIEPPKGQAKLGVVFPSNSFSRPVPADGNYWVLDTDYTNYSIVWTCQSFNGKSIQFLWYLSRQRQPSESGLTFVHHRIHSFGLDQKFLKTTEQRNCPDAPSDETSRPIRQQQPTRTSYYYREN comes from the exons ATGCCGATCCATAAGTTTTTGGTCGTCTTCGTAACGGCGGTGCAGCTCTTGTCGCTCCGTGTCCAATCTCAAGTGACGTTCGACCAACCGTGCCCAAAGCTCGACGTCGTTCGCGATTTCGACCTCCACAGG TATCTTGGCCTCTGGTACGAAATTGAAAGCTATCCGGCCGTCTTCAGCTCGTTCGCCAGTTGTGTGACGGCCAACTATTCCTTGCTGGCCGATGGCAACGTCCGAGTGATCAACCGGAGTTTCAACACCAG CTCGAAGAGTTTCAACATGGTCGACGGCACTGCCCGGCTGATCGAACCGCCAAAAGGACAGGCCAAACTAGGCGTCGTTTTCCCATCGAATTCTTTCAGCCGACCTGTTCCAGCCGACGGCAACTATTGGGTCCTAGATACCGACTACACCAACTACTCGATCGTCTGGACTTGCCAAAGTTTCAACGGCAAAAGCATTc AATTTCTCTGGTATTTAAGTCGCCAGAGGCAACCGTCGGAATCCGGATTGACTTTCGTCCACCATCGCATCCATTCGTTTGGTTTGGATCAAAAGTTTCTCAAGACCACGGAACAACGCAACTGCCCGGACGCTCCTAGTGACGAGACAAGCCGGCCAATTCGTCAGCAGCAACCAACTCGTACAAGTTACTACTACcgagaaaattaa
- the LOC124188911 gene encoding mannose-6-phosphate isomerase-like isoform X1, whose amino-acid sequence MNFLFASCRKTKETRRPRKTVAMELCCVVQKYAWGKVGKSSLVAQLSQGNSAAPVVEVDPYAELWMGTHPSGPSLIKTSNEPLLNHLLNNVDSLGDAEKKSFGTDLPFLFKALSVAKALSIQAHPNKKHAEELFATRPDLYKDPNHKPEMVTAWLGPFEALCGFRPIADIKFFIQEIDELAAVVGKAACEALVKAESDSGEMQALRECFSALMNSSEESIASALQQFEKRIPSLSAEKKESLQCDLFTRIAADFPGDVGCWSVYFMNYVVLQEGESMFLGPNVPHAYIFGDCLECMACSDNVVRAGLTPKFKDIDTLCSMLDYQPGPVDRFRMQWTAVDAFCQECFPPVPDFAMARLRLPASATVDQAYRLPSRSNASVLLILQGQASSAETAGDLNFGQVLFLKAGQQLTLKVKGGQDLIVYQAFANV is encoded by the exons atgaattttctgtTCGCGAGTTGTCGGAAAACTAAGGAAACTCGCCGTCCCA GAAAGACCGTCGCCATGGAACTTTGCTGCGTCGTCCAAAAGTATGCTTGGGGGAAAGTTGGGAAATCGAGTCTGGTGGCCCAGCTTTCGCAAGGAAACTCAGCTGCCCCTGTTGTGGAAGTGGATCCCTATGCCGAGCTGTGGATGGGAACTCACCCTTCTGGCCCATCTTTAATTAAAACATCCAATGAGCCTTTGCTGAATCACCTGCTCAACAATGTCGACTCACTGGGAGATgcagagaaaaagagtttcGGGACAGACTTGCCCTTCCTCTTTAAAGCTCTATCAGTTGCAAAGGCCCTATCAATCCAGGCCCATCCCAATAAG AAACATGCTGAGGAGTTGTTTGCCACTCGACCAGATCTCTACAAGGATCCCAACCACAAGCCTGAAATGGTGACTGCTTGGCTGGGGCCATTCGAAGCCTTGTGTGGCTTCAGGCCTATAGCAGATATCAAATTCTTCATCCAAG AAATTGACGAGTTGGCCGCCGTTGTGGGAAAGGCAGCGTGTGAAGCACTAGTCAAGGCCGAATCGGATTCAGGGGAAATGCAAGCCCTTCGTGAATGCTTCTCCGCTTTGATGAACAGCAGCGAGGAATCGATTGCATCCGCGCTGCAGCAGTTTGAGAAGCGCATCCCGTCTCTGA GTGCCGAGAAGAAGGAATCGCTTCAGTGTGACCTTTTCACGCGGATCGCCGCCGATTTCCCGGGCGACGTCGGTTGCTGGAGCGTTTACTTCATGAACTACGTCGTCCTACAGGAAGGAGAGAGCATGTTTCTCGGTCCCAATGTTCCTCACGCTTACATTTTCGGGG ATTGCCTCGAGTGTATGGCATGTTCCGACAACGTTGTCCGCGCCGGACTGACGCCCAAATTCAAAGATATCGACACGCTGTGCTCGATGCTCGACTACCAGCCGGGACCGGTCGACCGATTCCGGATGCAGTGGACCGCCGTCGACGCCTTTTGCCAAGAGTGCTTCCCCCCGGTGCCGGATTTTGCCATGGCCCGCCTGCGTCTGCCCGCCAGCGCCACCGTCGACCAGGCCTATCGTCTTCCCAGCCGATCCAACGCCAGCGTCCTTTTGATCCTGCAGGGCCAGGCCAGCAGCGCCGAGACTGCGGGAGACTTGAATTTCGGTCAAGTGCTTTTCCTGAAAGCCGGCCAGCAGTTGACTCTGAAAGTCAAAGGCGGCCAGGATTTGATCGTTTATCAAGCGTTCGCTAATGTTTGA
- the LOC124188911 gene encoding mannose-6-phosphate isomerase-like isoform X2: MELCCVVQKYAWGKVGKSSLVAQLSQGNSAAPVVEVDPYAELWMGTHPSGPSLIKTSNEPLLNHLLNNVDSLGDAEKKSFGTDLPFLFKALSVAKALSIQAHPNKKHAEELFATRPDLYKDPNHKPEMVTAWLGPFEALCGFRPIADIKFFIQEIDELAAVVGKAACEALVKAESDSGEMQALRECFSALMNSSEESIASALQQFEKRIPSLSAEKKESLQCDLFTRIAADFPGDVGCWSVYFMNYVVLQEGESMFLGPNVPHAYIFGDCLECMACSDNVVRAGLTPKFKDIDTLCSMLDYQPGPVDRFRMQWTAVDAFCQECFPPVPDFAMARLRLPASATVDQAYRLPSRSNASVLLILQGQASSAETAGDLNFGQVLFLKAGQQLTLKVKGGQDLIVYQAFANV, encoded by the exons ATGGAACTTTGCTGCGTCGTCCAAAAGTATGCTTGGGGGAAAGTTGGGAAATCGAGTCTGGTGGCCCAGCTTTCGCAAGGAAACTCAGCTGCCCCTGTTGTGGAAGTGGATCCCTATGCCGAGCTGTGGATGGGAACTCACCCTTCTGGCCCATCTTTAATTAAAACATCCAATGAGCCTTTGCTGAATCACCTGCTCAACAATGTCGACTCACTGGGAGATgcagagaaaaagagtttcGGGACAGACTTGCCCTTCCTCTTTAAAGCTCTATCAGTTGCAAAGGCCCTATCAATCCAGGCCCATCCCAATAAG AAACATGCTGAGGAGTTGTTTGCCACTCGACCAGATCTCTACAAGGATCCCAACCACAAGCCTGAAATGGTGACTGCTTGGCTGGGGCCATTCGAAGCCTTGTGTGGCTTCAGGCCTATAGCAGATATCAAATTCTTCATCCAAG AAATTGACGAGTTGGCCGCCGTTGTGGGAAAGGCAGCGTGTGAAGCACTAGTCAAGGCCGAATCGGATTCAGGGGAAATGCAAGCCCTTCGTGAATGCTTCTCCGCTTTGATGAACAGCAGCGAGGAATCGATTGCATCCGCGCTGCAGCAGTTTGAGAAGCGCATCCCGTCTCTGA GTGCCGAGAAGAAGGAATCGCTTCAGTGTGACCTTTTCACGCGGATCGCCGCCGATTTCCCGGGCGACGTCGGTTGCTGGAGCGTTTACTTCATGAACTACGTCGTCCTACAGGAAGGAGAGAGCATGTTTCTCGGTCCCAATGTTCCTCACGCTTACATTTTCGGGG ATTGCCTCGAGTGTATGGCATGTTCCGACAACGTTGTCCGCGCCGGACTGACGCCCAAATTCAAAGATATCGACACGCTGTGCTCGATGCTCGACTACCAGCCGGGACCGGTCGACCGATTCCGGATGCAGTGGACCGCCGTCGACGCCTTTTGCCAAGAGTGCTTCCCCCCGGTGCCGGATTTTGCCATGGCCCGCCTGCGTCTGCCCGCCAGCGCCACCGTCGACCAGGCCTATCGTCTTCCCAGCCGATCCAACGCCAGCGTCCTTTTGATCCTGCAGGGCCAGGCCAGCAGCGCCGAGACTGCGGGAGACTTGAATTTCGGTCAAGTGCTTTTCCTGAAAGCCGGCCAGCAGTTGACTCTGAAAGTCAAAGGCGGCCAGGATTTGATCGTTTATCAAGCGTTCGCTAATGTTTGA
- the LOC124188910 gene encoding aminopeptidase N-like has translation MKYSFLLILIAMLAASTEAAASSSTKRAGRAGEDLRLPRNILPRLYEVTLLPILSEGNFTTEGSVSISVDCIQATNNITLHIADILFNPADVTLTDLTTSQLVGISNVAEDKIRQFLVVTTNVQLLAGRQYRLSLTFTSILNNELRGFYRSSYNENGAVKYMAVSQMQPTDARRAFPCFDEPNMKANFTMKLGRLTTQLSTSNMPVKETTPIAGRPGYVWDLFETSFPVSTYLVGMMVSEFTYIDSPPGLSTTPFRIWTRPEAVSQAEYASRIGPQVLTFYEDYFQIPFPLPKQDMVALKDLSFGGMENWGMITYRETALLFDPVKSSESDKQRVTTVVAHELAHQWFGDLVTMDWWSDLWLNEGFASYLEYLGADFVEPEFGMIEQTIINDVQDVFGIDALESSHPISVEVNDPNEINELFDDISYGKGASIIRMLNKFLGEQSFRAGLTNYLNSKKYSNAVQDDLWAALTAQALTDNVSLPIDVRTIMNTWTLKMGYPIVTVVRDYAAQTAVISQARFLLRSNPNSTDQTVYRWWIPLTYTTDFNQPQKSSWIPYEQTAIQISNVGASNQWVIFNVDEVGFYRVNYDETNWNLIVSQLLSDFQQISLINRAQLLDDSLNIARVNALPYSVSLGLTQYLTKEQDYIPWMSALTGLSYLDLMYIRTAGYVEFKGYLTKLVTPLYDYVKFNDTVGDSHLLIYTRVTAVKWACKLQIGDCVSSSINFYQAWMNDPANPTIVPVNQKSTITCTAIANGGNAEWDFAFQRYLDSNVAAESSKLLFGLSCSTDPVVLQNLLEMSLDPNSGIRRNDASSVFINVGSNPVGRDLTFNFIQTRWSEMVAFFPSLYDLARIVDSVSEGFNTPTEVQELKQLQADHADELGTAARALDQSIERAESNVEWMSLHYQEVLDWIQQNP, from the exons ATGAAgtattcatttctcttaatATTGATTGCAATGCTGGCCGCTTCCACGGAAGCAGCAGCATCGTCATCCACCAAAAGAGCCGGCCGAGCTGGGGAAGATCTACGTCTACCGCGAAATATTTTACCCCGTTTGTACGAGGTAACTTTGCTGCCCATTCTCAGCGAAGGAAATTTCACGACCGAGGGTTCAGTCAGCATTTCTGTCGATTGTATTCAAGCTACTAATAACATTACGTTGCATATCGCTGATATCCTTTTCAATCCTGCTGATGTGACG CTAACCGATTTGACCACGAGTCAATTGGTGGGAATCAGCAATGTTGCCGAGGATAAAATCCGCCAATTCCTGGTTGTGACGACGAACGTTCAGCTGTTAGCTGGGCGTCAATACCGTCTTTCTCTGACTTTCACTTCCATTCTCAACAATGAGCTGCGCGGATTCTACCGTTCCAGCTACAATGAAAATGGCGCAGTCAAATACATGGCCGTTTCGCAGATGCAGCCGACCGATGCCCGGAGAGCATTCCCTTGCTTCGACGAGCCTAACATGAAGGCTAATTTCACAATGAAACTTGGCCGTCTGACGACACAGCTGTCGACATCAAACATGCCTGTCAAGGAAACAACGCCCAT TGCGGGCAGACCCGGCTACGTGTGGGATCTATTTGAAACTTCGTTCCCTGTTTCGACTTATCTGGTGGGTATGATGGTTTCTGAGTTCACCTACATCGATTCACCACCCGGACTCAGCACAACGCCCTTCCGTATTTGGACCAGACCGGAAGCTGTCAGCCAAGCAGA ATACGCTAGTCGAATTGGTCCTCAGGTATTGACGTTTTACgaagattattttcaaatcccTTTCCCACTTCCGAAGCAAGATATGGTCGCACTGAAAGATTTGTCTTTTGGTGGGATGGAAAACTGGGGTATGATTACTTACAG GGAAACTGCTCTGCTTTTTGACCCTGTCAAGTCATCCGAGTCGGACAAGCAGAGAGTTACTACGGTTGTTGCCCATGAGTTGGCCCATCAATG GTTCGGAGATTTGGTTACGATGGACTGGTGGAGTGATCTGTGGCTTAACGAAG GGTTCGCAAGTTATTTGGAATATCTAGGCGCCGATTTT GTCGAGCCCGAATTCGGTATGATTGAACAAACTATTATCAACGACGTCCAAGACGTCTTTGGCATAGACGCCCTCGAGTCATCGCATCCAATTTCGGTGGAGGTTAACGACCCAAATGAAATCAACGAGCTGTTTGATGACATTTCGTACGGAAAAG GCGCTTCTATTATCCGGATGTTGAACAAATTTCTGGGCGAGCAGTCATTCCGCGCTGGTCTGACTAATTACCTCAACTCAAA gAAATACAGCAACGCAGTTCAAGATGATTTATGGGCAGCTTTGACAGCACAGGCTCTTACTGATAACGTCAGTTTACCGATCGACGTCCGAACCATCATGAACACCTGGACTTTGAAAATG GGTTATCCAATCGTCACTGTCGTCCGCGATTACGCTGCGCAGACCGCCGTTATCTCCCAa GCACGATTTCTGCTGAGATCCAATCCCAATTCGACAGACCAAACCGTCTACCGTTGGTGGATTCCACTCACTTACACGACTGATTTCAACCAGCCACAAAAATCATCTTGGATCCCTTACGAGCAGACAGCCATTCAAATAAGTAATGTCGGAGCCAGCAATCAATGGGTCATTTTCAACGTCGACGAAGTCG GTTTCTATCGGGTGAATTACGACGAAACAAACTGGAATCTGATCGTCTCTCAACTGCTTTCggattttcaacaaatttctcTAATTAATCGAGCCCAGCTGCTTGATGACAGTTTGAATATCGCGCGAGTCAACGCTTTACCCTACTCTGTGTCGTTAGGGTTGACCCAGTACCTGACAAAGGAGCAGGATTACATCCCGTGGATGTCGGCCCTCACCGGATTGAGTTACCTCGATCTCATGTACATCCGAACGGCGGGATACGTCGAGTTTAAG GGTTACTTGACGAAACTGGTGACGCCACTCTACGATTACGTCAAATTCAACGACACCGTAGGCGATTCCCACTTGCTCATCTACACAAGAGTCACAGCAGTGAAATGGGCATGCAAATTACAAATAGGAGATTGCGTGTCTAGTTCAATCAACTTTTATCAAGCTTGGATGAACGATCCAGCAAATCCCAC TATAGTTCCAGTCAATCAAAAGTCAACCATTACTTGTACGGCCATTGCTAACGGAGGGAATGCGGAGTGGGACTTTGCCTTTCAGCGCTACTTGGACTCTAATGTGGCAGCTGAATCCTCCAAACTGCTTTTCGGACTAAGCTGCTCTACTGATCCTGTCGTACTCCAAAA CTTGTTGGAAATGAGTTTAGATCCGAATTCTGGTATCCGACGTAACGACGCCAGCAGCGTCTTTATTAATGTTGGTTCCAACCCCGTTGGGCGTGACCTCACcttcaattttattcaaactCGTTGGTCGGAAATGGTAGCCTT TTTCCCCAGTTTGTACGACCTGGCGCGCATAGTCGACTCCGTATCGGAGGGCTTCAACACCCCGACGGAAGTGCAAGAG TTGAAACAGTTGCAAGCGGACCACGCCGACGAACTCGGGACCGCCGCCCGAGCCCTTGATCAATCGATTGAACGAGCTGAATCCAATGTAGAATGGATGTCACTCCATTATCAGGAAGTTTTGGATTGGATCCAACAGAATCCGTAA
- the LOC124188915 gene encoding protein SET-like has product MSNNGAPEEKRAKITEKEEMSPEATEDDALYQAALEEIDDCQSQIDSLNEQASEEILAVEVRFNTLRKPHYSKRAEIIAKVPRFWITAFMNHPQLSLSIPEDQQHCLQYLQNLLIEEFEDIKNGYKIILKFDPNNPYFENDTLVKEYRLEVSGQPKSVVTPIKWKPGKNILNDNSEKGSRKRKAFENSFFSWFTDSNHSNLDEIADILKDEIWPNPLQFFMMPEALSEEGDDDGDVDDEEDEEDEEGGEVDEGDSNYDTD; this is encoded by the exons ATGTCGAATAACGGCGCTCCGGAAGAGAAACGAGCCAAAATAactgagaaagaagaaatgtctcCAGAGGCGACTGAAGACGACGCTCTTTACCAGGCAGCACTCGAGGAAATCGATGATTGCCAAAGCCAGATTGATAGTCTCAATGAGCAAGCCTCAGAAGAAATTCTTGCAGTTGAAGTTCGCTTCAATACACTCAGAAAGCCACATTACAGCAAACGGGCAGAGATCATAGCCAAAGTTCCAAGGTTTTGGATCACAGCG TTTATGAATCATCCTCAACTGTCCCTGAGTATTCCTGAAGACCAACAACACTGTCTCCAATACTtgcaaaatttattgattgaaGAGTTTGAAGACATAAAAAATGGTTACAAGATCATTCTGAAGTTTGATCCAAACAATCCCTACTTTGAAAATGATACCTTGGTAAAGGAGTACCGCCTGGAAGTCAGTGGTCAACCCAAAAGTGTAGTCACCCCAATCAAGTGGAAACCAGGCAAAAATATCCTAAATGATAATTCAGAAAAAGGATCCAGGAAGAGGAAGGCATTTGAAAACTCTTTCTTTTCCTGGTTTACTGATTCAAATCATTCCAACCTTGATGAAATTGCTGAT ATTCTGAAGGATGAAATTTGGCCGAATCCCCTCCAGTTCTTCATGATGCCTGAAGCCCTTTCAGAGGAAggcgatgatgatggcgatgttgacgatgaagaagacgaagaggatgaagaaggTGGGGAAGTTGACGAGGGAGATTCAAATTACGACACTGATTAA
- the LOC124188914 gene encoding histone deacetylase 3-like, which yields MGFGANKVVSYFHDQDVGNFHYGPLHPMKPQRLAVTHSLVLHYGMYKKMQVYRPYRASAHDMCRFHSEDYIEFLQRVSPQNIQAFSKCLGQFNVGDDCPVFDGLFDFCSMYTGASLEGATKLNHGSTDIAINWSGGLHHAKKFEASGFCYVNDIVIAILELLKYHPRVLYIDIDIHHGDGVQEAFYLTDRVMTVSFHKYGNYFFPGTGDMYEIGAECGRYYSVNIPLKEGIDDQSYLQVFKPVIQYVMEFYQPTAIVLQCGADSLANDRLGCFNLSTKGHGECVKFVKDFNVPLLVLGGGGYTLRNVARCWTYETSLLVDEGISNELPYNEYFEYFAPDFSLHPDVVTRQENANSKQYLETITKTIHENLRMIEHAPSVMMQDVPPDLLNFEEAEELDPDVRLHQQEEDKRIEPDNEYYDGEKDQDKDGTTADS from the exons atgggatttGGAGCTAATAAagttgtttcttattttcatgATCAAGATGTTGGAAATTTTCATTATG GACCACTCCATCCGATGAAACCACAAAGGTTGGCAGTAACCCACAGCTTGGTTTTACACTATGgaatgtataaaaaaatgcaagtttACAGACCTTACCGAGCATCAGCCCATGACATGTGCAG GTTTCACTCAGAAGACTATATTGAATTCCTACAAAGGGTTTCTCCACAAAATATTCAAGCATTTAGTAAATGTTTGGGTCAGTTTAATGTTGGTGATGACTG TCCTGTTTTTGATGGACTATTTGATTTCTGTTCAATGTACACTGGAGCCTCACTGGAAGGGGCCACCAAATTAAATCATGGAAGCACAGACATTGCAATCAATTGGTCTGGAGGACTTCACCAtgctaaaaaatttgaagcttCTGGGTTTTGTTATGTAAATGATATAGTGATTGCTATATTGGAACTTTTGAA ATATCACCCTCGTGTTCTGTACATTGACATCGATATTCATCACGGGGATGGTGTTCAAGAGGCCTTTTACTTGACTGATCGAGTGATGACTGTTTCTTTTCACAAATATGGAAACTATTTCTTTCCTGGAACAg GAGACATGTATGAAATTGGAGCAGAATGTGGTCGCTACTATTCCGTGAACATCCCTCTAAAAGAGGGCATTGATGATCAAAGTTACCTTCAAGTTTTCAAACCAGTTATTCAG taTGTGATGGAGTTTTACCAGCCCACTGCAATCGTTCTTCAGTGCGGAGCTGATTCATTAGCCAATGATCGGTTGGGATGCTTCAATCTCAGTACAAAAGGACATGG AGAATgtgtaaaatttgtaaaagaTTTCAACGTTCCTTTGCTTGTACTTGGAGGTGGAGGATACACTTTAAGGAATGTTGCTAGATGCTGGACGTACGAAACTTCGTTACTAGTTGACGAAGGCATCAGTAACGAACTACCTTACAATG AATATTTCGAGTACTTTGCTCCCGATTTCTCGCTACATCCCGACGTTGTAACGCGCCAAGAAAACGCGAATAGTAAACAATATTTGGAAACCATTACTAAAACTATCCATGAGAATTTAAGGATGATAGAACACGCTCCTAG TGTAATGATGCAAGACGTTCCACCTGACCTTTTAAATTTCGAGGAAGCGGAAGAGTTAGATCCTGATGTTCGTCTGCATCAGCAAGAAGAGGATAAAAG GATAGAGCCAGATAATGAATACTATGACGGAGAGAAAGACCAAGATAAAGATGGCACGACAGCCGATTCCTAA
- the LOC124188916 gene encoding 40S ribosomal protein S15Aa codes for MVRMNVLADALKSINNAEKRGKRQVLIRPCSKVIVKFLTVMMKHGYIGEFEIVDDHRAGKIVVNLTGRLNKCGVISPRFDVPIRDIEKWSNDLLPSRQFGYVVMTTSAGIMDHEEAKRKHVGGKILGFFF; via the exons ATGGTGCGCATGAACGTTTTGGCCGATGCCTTGAAAAGCATCAACAACGCAGAAAAGCGAGGCAAACGCCAGGTCCTCATTCGGCCGTGCTCCAAAGTTATCGTGAAGTTTTTGACGGTCATGATGAAACATG GTTACATCGGTGAATTCGAAATCGTTGATGATCACCGTGCCGGAAAGATTGTGGTCAATCTGACAGGACGTCTGAACAAGTGTGGTGTCATCTCTCCTCGTTTTGATGTACCTATCAGGGACATTGAGAAATGGTCAAATGACTTGCTGCCTTCTCGCCAGTTTGG GTATGTTGTTATGACCACATCAGCTGGAATCATGGATCATGAAGAAGCCAAGAGGAAACATGTAGGAGGAAAGATTCTGGGATTCTTCTTCTGA